In Candidatus Aegiribacteria sp., one genomic interval encodes:
- a CDS encoding DUF4372 domain-containing protein — MHLGRLVFSQLMDYLPREAFDRCVSKYSGNSYVKHFRCRSQFYCMAFGQLTYRNGLRDIVACLNANHNKLYHMGLRGGVSLNNLSNANMNRDWRIYAEFAQVLIDIAIKLYA; from the coding sequence ATGCATTTAGGGCGTTTGGTCTTTTCACAATTGATGGATTATTTGCCAAGAGAGGCTTTCGATCGCTGTGTAAGCAAGTATTCCGGTAATTCCTACGTAAAACATTTCAGATGCAGGAGTCAATTCTACTGTATGGCTTTCGGTCAACTCACTTACAGGAACGGCCTCCGGGATATTGTTGCATGTTTAAATGCAAACCATAACAAGCTTTACCATATGGGATTACGTGGAGGGGTGTCTCTCAACAATCTCTCCAACGCCAACATGAATCGGGACTGGCGTATCTATGCCGAATTTGCTCAAGTACTCATCGATATTGCCATCAAGCTCTACGCCG
- a CDS encoding GNAT family N-acetyltransferase: protein MTGNIIIRELELNEFDLWFSMDDESELSEQYKLKFDKRYNKHSNIDKRCFLLAFSDEKSLIGRLFGVFLDDKIYSIETIDSASKDSEVVNNAFGEYLYASFAVDGIEVLSWRRESEEYINKLLKYSGFVVSNEKVFVERNVNGYSSPYTSKISFRSFAGFDSEYIEAVLNKSVAGTDLFSEVAAPNSLLDRMKSLGDGSETQMESWEIAFLDDTPVGVVLPSIYDGEEEGTLLVVAVFEDVRGEGYGTILHARGLEVLGQNDVEKYMGSTESDNLAMQRIFRRHNCKFVDRQIYFATM from the coding sequence ATGACTGGAAATATAATAATCAGAGAACTTGAATTAAATGAGTTTGACTTATGGTTCTCTATGGATGATGAGTCTGAATTATCTGAACAATACAAGCTTAAATTTGATAAGCGATATAATAAGCACAGCAATATTGATAAGAGATGTTTCTTACTTGCATTTTCAGATGAAAAGAGTCTCATTGGACGATTGTTTGGTGTGTTTCTGGACGACAAAATATACTCAATTGAGACTATAGATTCTGCTAGCAAAGATAGCGAAGTTGTTAATAATGCCTTTGGCGAATATTTGTATGCATCTTTTGCTGTTGACGGAATAGAAGTTCTATCTTGGAGGCGAGAAAGCGAAGAGTACATTAATAAGTTACTTAAGTATTCCGGGTTTGTTGTAAGCAATGAAAAAGTATTTGTTGAAAGAAATGTTAATGGATACAGCTCTCCATATACTTCGAAAATTAGCTTCAGGTCCTTTGCTGGCTTTGATAGTGAATATATTGAAGCAGTTTTGAATAAATCAGTTGCTGGAACTGATTTGTTCAGTGAAGTTGCTGCTCCAAATAGCCTGCTTGATAGAATGAAATCCCTGGGTGATGGAAGCGAGACTCAGATGGAATCGTGGGAGATAGCATTTTTAGATGATACCCCTGTAGGAGTTGTATTGCCAAGTATATATGATGGAGAAGAAGAGGGAACACTACTTGTTGTTGCAGTATTCGAAGATGTTCGTGGTGAAGGATATGGTACAATTCTTCACGCTCGTGGCCTTGAGGTGCTTGGTCAGAATGATGTTGAGAAATACATGGGATCTACTGAAAGTGATAACTTAGCTATGCAAAGAATATTTAGGAGACACAACTGTAAGTTTGTTGATAGACAGATCTATTTCGCAACAATGTGA
- a CDS encoding nucleotidyl transferase AbiEii/AbiGii toxin family protein has product MLFHPAERRRLICEQAQEQLNLPAASLEKDYWVCWILRELFSIPEWGQNIKFKGGTSLSKCWSLINRFSEVIQ; this is encoded by the coding sequence ATGCTCTTCCACCCTGCTGAACGCCGCCGCCTAATCTGCGAGCAGGCTCAAGAGCAGTTAAATCTGCCAGCCGCATCGCTGGAGAAGGATTACTGGGTGTGCTGGATTCTCCGAGAACTCTTCAGTATTCCAGAATGGGGCCAGAACATCAAGTTCAAAGGTGGTACATCTCTCTCGAAGTGCTGGAGTCTGATCAACCGGTTCTCCGAGGTGATCCAATGA
- a CDS encoding 4Fe-4S binding protein — MRRRRSAGWKSILDEDFCAGCGSCSTVCPSGAMEQLGYNEEQTLDMVDFSLVNL, encoded by the coding sequence ATTAGGCGGCGGCGTTCAGCAGGGTGGAAGAGCATCCTGGACGAGGACTTCTGCGCGGGATGTGGTAGCTGTTCCACAGTCTGCCCCTCAGGCGCGATGGAGCAACTGGGCTACAACGAAGAACAAACCCTCGATATGGTGGATTTCTCCCTGGTAAACCTTTAG
- a CDS encoding SAM-dependent DNA methyltransferase, translating into MNESMRAFNDYNVSLTKLYHEIVLGKLHVQTELQVTADMVADELRRIIPIDRLRKAGSFFTGDVLAGRATGSVSDHGLILDPACGAGSLLTAFTKKLTVKTTLADTLREWGRVLYGCDLFPEFVEATKLRIILEAISRGVQLNGDSLDELKDLLYGIKQGDGLRSVPPEKCTHVLMNPPFRSVPAPANCQWAGGKLNEAALFVEYYLQRIPENCTLIAILPEVLRCGTRYEKWRAWLEENFTAEVTLSGQFDTKTDVDVFLLAASRLSTQKSGENQINWRTQTDEPTVLTVGSLFDVRVGSVVPYRDEIAGKEYPFACPSNLPRWGIVSEFKDRCGYVGRKINPPFVAIRRTSSPSDRERAAATIVIGKEAVAVENHLIAASPRKGGLRACKRLLKLLRSAETNRFLNRRMRCRHLTVGAVKEINIQEKIHAQTD; encoded by the coding sequence ATGAATGAATCCATGCGCGCATTCAATGATTACAATGTAAGTCTTACAAAACTGTATCATGAGATTGTTCTTGGGAAATTGCATGTGCAGACAGAATTGCAGGTAACTGCTGATATGGTTGCTGATGAGTTACGACGCATTATCCCGATTGACCGTTTGCGAAAGGCGGGGAGTTTTTTTACAGGTGATGTTCTGGCAGGTAGGGCAACTGGGTCGGTTTCAGACCATGGGCTTATTCTGGATCCTGCTTGTGGGGCAGGAAGCCTGCTTACTGCGTTTACAAAGAAACTTACGGTGAAGACGACACTTGCTGATACCTTACGAGAATGGGGCAGGGTATTGTATGGGTGCGATCTCTTCCCGGAATTCGTTGAGGCTACTAAATTGCGTATTATTCTTGAGGCTATAAGCAGGGGGGTTCAACTCAACGGAGATTCTCTGGATGAGCTGAAAGATTTGTTGTATGGGATTAAACAGGGTGATGGTCTTAGGTCGGTTCCTCCAGAAAAATGTACTCATGTATTAATGAATCCTCCGTTCAGATCAGTTCCTGCTCCAGCAAATTGCCAGTGGGCCGGGGGGAAGCTGAATGAAGCTGCTCTTTTTGTTGAATACTATTTACAGCGTATTCCAGAGAATTGTACTTTGATTGCTATTCTTCCTGAAGTGTTGAGATGTGGTACTCGATACGAGAAATGGAGAGCTTGGCTCGAAGAGAATTTCACTGCAGAAGTAACACTCAGCGGACAGTTTGACACAAAGACCGATGTTGATGTTTTTCTGCTTGCCGCATCAAGATTGTCTACGCAAAAGTCGGGGGAGAATCAAATTAACTGGAGAACACAAACGGATGAACCGACAGTTCTTACCGTTGGCTCTTTATTTGACGTGAGAGTTGGTTCTGTGGTGCCTTACAGGGATGAGATTGCCGGAAAAGAATATCCATTTGCTTGCCCTTCGAACTTACCACGCTGGGGAATTGTCAGTGAGTTTAAGGATCGTTGCGGATATGTCGGTCGGAAGATTAACCCACCATTTGTTGCGATCAGACGGACTTCCAGTCCATCCGACAGAGAAAGAGCGGCAGCAACAATTGTTATAGGCAAAGAAGCGGTGGCAGTGGAGAATCATCTAATTGCTGCAAGTCCTCGTAAGGGCGGTTTACGTGCTTGTAAAAGGCTGTTGAAATTGTTGAGAAGCGCAGAGACCAACAGGTTTCTTAATCGGCGAATGCGTTGTCGTCATTTGACTGTTGGAGCTGTAAAGGAGATCAATATTCAGGAGAAGATTCATGCCCAAACTGATTGA